One window of Nymphaea colorata isolate Beijing-Zhang1983 chromosome 1, ASM883128v2, whole genome shotgun sequence genomic DNA carries:
- the LOC116254888 gene encoding uncharacterized protein LOC116254888: MAVLSPKVKRARIWGGALLFWLCLMVATPKIPQSPKYHVFADMRNFFGVPNTLNVVTSFPFLVVGVFGLVLCFHGNYFGINLRGEIWGWFFFYAGIAGAAFGSAYYHLKPDDARVLWDRLPMMIAFTSLFTSFVIERVDEQIGINSFIPLLMIVFMSAAYERIFNDLRLCMLFHLVPCLAIPVMTFIFPPRYTHSRYWLYAAGFYILAKFESAADRRIYNANHYVISGHSLEHLCMVMVPVLLTVMLLSRNIRMERRHIEEHKILRL, from the exons atggCGGTGCTCTCTCCAAAGGTAAAGCGTGCTCGGATATGGGGAGGTGCACTCTTGTTTTGGCTTTGCCTCATGGTGGCCACTCCAAAGATACCCCAGTCCCCTAAATACCATGTCTTTGCAGACATGCGAAATTTCTTCG GCGTCCCTAATACGTTGAATGTGGTGACCAGCTTCCCGTTTCTTGTTGTTGGTGTATTTGGCCTTGTACTGTGTTTTCATGGGAACTACTTTGGTATAAA CTTGAGAGGGGAGATTTGGGGTTGGTTTTTCTTCTATGCTGGAATTGCAGGAGCTGCATTTGGTTCGGCGTATTATCATCTAAAGCCCGACGATGCTAGAGTTCTCTGGGATCGGTTGCCG ATGATGATTGCATTTACCTCGCTGTTTACTAGCTTTGTTATTGAGAGAGTGGATGAGCAGATTGGAATTAATTCTTTTATACCTCTCCTAATGATAGTGTTCATGAGTGCTGCCTACGAGAG GATTTTCAATGATCTCCGGTTATGCATGCTGTTCCACTTGGTCCCGTGCCTAGCAATTCCTGTCATGACATTTATTTTCCCACCCAGATACACTCATTCGCGATACTGGCTTTATGCTGCAG GGTTCTACATTCTAGCCAAATTTGAATCTGCTGCAGACAGAAGAATTTATAATGCCAACCATTATGTTATCAGTGGTCACTCGCTAGAGCATTTGTGTATGGTGATGGTTCCTGTGCTGCTTACTGTGATGCTCTTGTCTAGAAATATCAGAATGGAAAG GCGCCATATTGAAGAACATAAAATTCTACGCTTGTAG
- the LOC116245685 gene encoding cytokinin dehydrogenase 3-like, which yields MSVTATLLDLIPASLSATMVGPHYSWLGRLPSEISEHITMDPTAILDASTDFGRLSQAHPAAVLLPTSINDIANLIRHSYQSQHPFPVSAKGHAHSTHGQAQAQDGVVIEMMSLKGFYNFGCCSDAEGSWYVDVGGGQLWIEVLHETIKVGLSPMSWTDYLYLTVGGTLSNGGISGQSFIHGPQISNVLEMDIVTGKGEVLTCSSMHNSDLFFAVLGGLGQFGIITRARIALEKAPDMVRWVRMLYSNFYEFTKDQEYLISLNGKEGFNYLEGFVKMADENGGGDGIGSRNWKLPPFAFPEKAGAKSTTLYCLEVCKYCDSSSQDHVDEDVERLISELHYMPGMLAMKDVSYVDFLNRVHQDELELRSKGLWNVPHPWLCVFVPRSSIMEFHDVVFKGILSQKKTPGPIIIYPMNKNKWDEKMSAAVPAEDVFYSVSLLRSAAHDWEVHEEQNMEILSACEKRKMGLKAYLPHYKEEREWKEHFGERWDTLLDRKLKFDPTGILATGQKIFRFPLVSSNSPHQTALK from the exons ATGTCTGTTACTGCTACCCTTTTGGATCTGATACCTGCAAGCCTTTCTGCTACCATGGTTGGTCCTCACTATTCATGGCTTGGCCGTCTTCCCAGTGAGATCTCAGAACACATAACCATGGATCCAACGGCAATTCTTGATGCCTCCACTGACTTTGGCAGGCTCAGCCAAGCCCACCCTGCTGCTGTCCTGCTCCCTACCTCCATTAATGACATTGCCAACCTCATAAGACATTCCTATCAGTCTCAACACCCGTTTCCTGTATCAGCAAAGGGCCATGCACACTCCACTCATGGGCAGGCTCAGGCACAGGATGGCGTGGTCATTGAAATGATGTCACTGAAGGGATTTTACAACTTTGGGTGCTGTAGTGATGCAGAAGGGAGCTGGTATGTGGATGTTGGCGGTGGCCAGCTGTGGATAGAGGTGCTTCATGAAACTATCAAGGTGGGGCTCTCGCCGATGTCATGGACAGACTATCTGTATCTCACGGTTGGCGGGACACTCTCCAATGGCGGAATCAGCGGGCAATCCTTCATCCATGGCCCTCAAATCAGCAATGTTTTGGAAATGGACATTGTAACTG GAAAAGGGGAGGTCTTGACATGCTCATCCATGCACAACTCAGACTTATTCTTTGCAGTTCTTGGTGGACTAGGCCAGTTTGGTATCATAACTAGGGCAAGAATTGCTTTAGAGAAGGCTCCAGACATG GTGAGGTGGGTGAGGATGCTGTACTCTAATTTCTATGAATTTACAAAGGACCAAGAGTATCTTATTTCTTTGAACGGAAAGGAAGGATTCAATTACCTTGAGGGTTTTGTGAAAATGGCTGATGAAAATGGTGGTGGAGATGGCATTGGCAGTAGAAACTGGAAACTTCCCCCATTTGCATTCCCTGAAAAGGCAGGAGCTAAGAGCACCACACTCTACTGCTTAGAGGTGTGCAAGTACTGTGACAGTTCAAGTCAGGACCATGTGGATGAG GATGTTGAAAGGCTGATTAGTGAACTGCACTACATGCCAGGGATGTTGGCCATGAAAGATGTTTCATATGTGGATTTCTTGAACAGGGTGCACCAggacgagctcgagctcagatCAAAAGGGTTGTGGAATGTTCCACACCCATGGCTCTGTGTGTTTGTGCCGAGGTCCAGTATCATGGAGTTCCATGATGTGGTTTTTAAGGGAATTCTCAGCCAGAAGAAAACGCCAGGGCCCATTATCATATACCCCATGAACAAGAACAA GTGGGATGAGAAGATGTCTGCTGCAGTTCCAGCAGAGGATGTGTTTTACTCGGTCAGTTTGCTCAGGTCTGCAGCGCATGACTGGGAAGTGCATGAGGAACAGAACATGGAAATACTGAGTGCATGTGAGAAGAGAAAGATGGGGTTGAAGGCGTACCTTCCCCATTacaaagaagagagggagtGGAAGGAACACTTTGGAGAAAGGTGGGACACTTTGCTGGACAGGAAACTGAAGTTTGATCCTACAGGCATCTTGGCCACTGGTCAGAAGATTTTCCGTTTCCCACTTGTATCATCAAACTCACCGCATCAAACAGCTCTCAAATag